One Carassius auratus strain Wakin chromosome 16, ASM336829v1, whole genome shotgun sequence genomic window carries:
- the zfat gene encoding zinc finger protein ZFAT isoform X3, protein MCKICNLFSPSKPLLLSHVNETHSSDGGDPDTCIIALKPLTTQEPQSSEVVVKRKRGRPKGSTKKVQPELVQKNTPNQQEKEATEIQPLAVAEEPSEDGSDLECKKCNRVFSNRRQISKHICFVGLKEAADDVEYNGNNTDSNIISDEEEEKERTPKKARVMRTDKPSSAKDPESASSNKNPIISVVLTSHEAMPGASKIVPIEAAPAEPSTQTVADAGSQEAAVKRGYQEYAIQQAAYEAPLKSNRLGQTQLKIFTCEYCNKVFKFKHSLQAHLRIHTNEKPFKCLQCDYASAIKANLSVHMRKHTGEKFNCELCSFHCLSKGHLKVHVERVHKKIKQHCQFCKKKYSDVKNLLKHIRETHDMNDKKVQDSYNEYSLQTREGKRQLLYNCQICDRKFKNELERDRHMMVHGKKRPFGCELCDHGATKFPALQAHIRKHPFIYVCAICQEKFVSSVRLRSHLREFHPESDEPSAFADSINSSFCLLKPGDDIQKDMLNQDELEITEELSQLNAQELLTTEMTCMAQEDLQTQCSDSLVVESDLLVQSSKDENPIPDSMNKTITQEMACEDAINAPKLQGDPIKLECSTTEDENPAEGPAPLTPEKAQTHSEQLISTDTSSQTNEVGTNEDLLGSEQEEISAFKQIVEQMQKRQLNMEVFDRIRKVYGDLECEYCGKLFWYQVHYNTHVRTHTKEHLHYCSQCNYSSITKNCLKRHVIQRHSDILLKCPSEGCLYCTPDKYKLQAHLRTHSDIVKRSLTCPVCQESVPEDKVRDHIKSNHPDVSMNHISETLGIRVHVKGVIGKRASKCPYCDCFFTRNGADLQQHIWAHEGLKPYKCSQCEYASRSKSNLKAHMNRHSTEKTHLCDLCGKKFKSKCTLKSHKLMHTADGKQFRCTECDFTAALRPHLLRHMEQHASFKPFRCAHCHYSCNISGSLKRHYNKKHPNVQYVNAGTGTSTSESVTEQGGVKCPVCNYVYGTKWEMNRHLKSKHGLKVVETDSLSLNQWEVVESVEEPALQYLHIAETEDPQGTETAVSALQDLRFNTQNGVVSAATGDRLDPASVNILQQIIELGSENHDAAVASVVAMAPGTVTVVEQVEEEEAQANHAMMIQDALQQATVGLGEEHHLVVSSDDMEGIKTVTVYTQGEDASQFIVYVQEAIQEAVQTEETTTV, encoded by the exons ATGTGCAAAATATGCAACTTGTTCTCTCCCAGTAAGCCATTGCTGCTGTCTCATGTTAATGAGACTCACTCCAGTGATGGAGGCGATCCTGACACTTGCATTATAGCACTTAAGCCTTTAACAACTCAGGAGCCACAGAGTTCAG AAGTTGTTGTGAAAAGAAAACGAGGAAGACCAAAAGGCTCTACTAAGAAAGTCCAACCAGAATTGGTCCAGAAAAACACACCCAATCAGCAGGAGAAAGAGGCCACAGAAATACAACCACTGGCTGTAGCTGAAGAGCCAAGTGAAGATGGCAGTGATCTGGAGTGCAAGAAATGCAATCGCGTTTTTAGCAACAGGCGACAAATCTCCAAACACATTTGCTTCGTAGGACTGAAAGAAGCCGCTGATGATGTAGAGTATAATG GTAATAATACTGATTCAAATATAATCAGCgatgaagaggaggagaaagagaggacACCAAAGAAAGCTCGCGTGATGCGGACAGATAAGCCGTCCAGTGCAAAGGACCCTGAATCAGCAAGCAGCAACAAAAACCCTATTATTAGTGTGGTGCTTACCAGCCACGAGGCCATGCCTG GTGCCTCTAAGATAGTTCCTATTGAAGCCGCTCCGGCTGAACCATCCACCCAGACTGTTGCAGACGCAGGTTCCCAGGAGGCAGCAGTGAAAAGGGGGTACCAGGAATATGCCATTCAGCAAGCTGCTTATGAAGCACCCCTCAAATCAAACAG GTTAGGACAGACGCAGCTTAAAATCTTCACATGTGAATACTGCAATAAAGTCTTCAAgttcaaacattcactgcagGCTCACTTAAGAATCCACACAAATGAGAAACCATTCAAGTGCCTGCAGTGTGACTACGCCAGCGCTATAAAGGCCAATCTTAGCGTTCACATGCGGAAACACACTGGGGAGAAATTCAACTGTGAGTTGTGCTCATTTCATTGCCTCAGCAAAGGACACCTCAAAGTGCACGTGGAGCGAGTGCACAAGAAGATCAAGCAGCACTGCCAATTCTGCAAGAAGAAATACTCTGACGTGAAGAACCTTCTAAAACACATCCGCGAGACTCACGACATGAACGACAAGAAGGTACAGGACTCCTACAATGAGTACAGCCTCCAGACCAGGGAGGGCAAGAGACAGCTTCTGTACAACTGTCAGATATGCGACCGCAAGTTCAAGAATGAGCTCGAGCGCGACCGTCACATGATGGTTCATGGCAAGAAGAGACCCTTCGGCTGCGAACTCTGCGATCACGGCGCAACCAAATTTCCAGCCTTGCAAGCCCACATCCGAAAGCACCCCTTCATCTACGTGTGTGCCATTTGCCAGGAAAAATTTGTCAGCTCTGTGCGACTTAGGTCACATCTCAGAGAGTTCCACCCGGAATCAGATGAACCCTCTGCTTTTGCAGACTCAATCAATTCCAGCTTCTGCTTGCTCAAACCAGGCGATGACATTCAGAAGGACATGTTGAATCAGGATGAGCTTGAGATCACAGAAGAGCTGTCGCAGCTCAATGCCCAGGAGCTGTTAACCACAGAAATGACTTGCATGGCTCAAGAGGACCTTCAGACTCAATGCTCTGATAGCTTAGTGGTGGAATCGGACCTTCTTGTGCAGAGCTCAAAGGATGAAAATCCCATTCCAGACAGTATGAATAAGACAATAACACAAGAGATGGCCTGTGAAGATGCGATAAATGCCCCAAAACTTCAAGGCGATCCAATTAAATTGGAGTGCAGTACGACAGAAGATGAGAATCCTGCTGAAGGACCTGCACCTTTGACACCTGAAAAAGCACAAACGCACTCTGAGCAGTTAATATCAACGGATACATCTTCTCAAACCAACGAAGTGGGGACCAACGAGGACTTACTCGGTTCAGAGCAAGAAGAGATATCAGCTTTCAAGCAGATTGTAGAGCAGATGCAAAAACGACAGCTCAACATGGAAGTGTTTGACCGGATTCGGAAAGTGTACGGAGACCTTGAATGTGAATACTGTG GAAAGCTTTTCTGGTATCAGGTGCACTACAATACACATGTGCGAACCCACACGAAAGAGCACCTACATTACTGTTCTCAGTGCAATTATTCCTCCATCACTAAAAACTGCCTGAAGAGGCATGTGATCCAGAGACATTCTGACATCCTGCTGAAGTGTCCCTCTGAAGGATGCCTTTACTGTACACCGGACAAATACAAGCTTCAGGCTCATCTCAGAACCCATTCAGACATA GTCAAAAGAAGTTTGACATGCCCAGTATGTCAAGAGTCTGTTCCTGAGGACAAAGTTAGAGATCATATTAAAAGCAACCATCCAG ATGTGTCCATGAACCACATCTCGGAAACGTTGGGAATACGTGTACATGTGAAAGGAGTGATCGGGAAACGAGCCTCCAAATGCCCGTACTGTGATTGTTTCTTCACAAGGAACGGGGCAGATCTTCAGCAGCACATATGGGCTCATGAAG GACTGAAACCGTACAAATGTTCACAGTGTGAATATGCCTCAAGAAGTAAAAGCAACCTCAAAGCTCACATGAACAGACACAGTACTGAGAAAACTCATCTTTGTGACCTCTGTGGAAAAAAGTTCAAGTCTAAATGCACTCTGAAAAGTCATAAGCTCATGCACACAGCAGACG GAAAACAGTTCAGATGTACTGAGTGTGACTTCACTGCTGCCCTGAGACCGCATCTCCTTCGTCACATGGAGCAACATGCCTCTTTCAAA CCTTTCCGTTGTGCGCACTGCCACTACTCGTGCAACATTTCCGGATCCCTGAAAAGACACTATAATAAGAAACATCCCAACGTTCAGTACGTCAATGCTGGAACAGGGACCTCCACTTCTGAATCTGTGACAGAACAAG gtGGAGTCAAATGTCCTGTGTGCAATTACGTTTATGGCACTAAATGGGAAATGAACAGACACTTAAAGAGCAAGCATGGTCTCAAAGTGGTGGAGACTGACAGTCTGAGTCTGAATCAGTGGGAG GTAGTGGAGTCAGTGGAGGAGCCGGCCTTGCAGTACCTTCACATAGCTGAGACTGAGGATCCTCAAGGAACTGAGACTGCTGTATCAGCTCTGCAGGACCTGCGCTTCAACACACAAAACG GTGTTGTGTCTGCCGCAACGGGAGACAGACTAGACCCGGCGTCTGTCAACATCCTGCAGCAGATCATTGAGCTGGGCTCAGAGAATCATGATGCCGCTGTGGCTTCTGTGGTGGCCATGGCTCCTGGTACAGTTACCGTTGTAGAGCAG
- the zfat gene encoding zinc finger protein ZFAT isoform X1 has product MDSVQADGSSVFMCKICNLFSPSKPLLLSHVNETHSSDGGDPDTCIIALKPLTTQEPQSSEVVVKRKRGRPKGSTKKVQPELVQKNTPNQQEKEATEIQPLAVAEEPSEDGSDLECKKCNRVFSNRRQISKHICFVGLKEAADDVEYNGNNTDSNIISDEEEEKERTPKKARVMRTDKPSSAKDPESASSNKNPIISVVLTSHEAMPGASKIVPIEAAPAEPSTQTVADAGSQEAAVKRGYQEYAIQQAAYEAPLKSNRLGQTQLKIFTCEYCNKVFKFKHSLQAHLRIHTNEKPFKCLQCDYASAIKANLSVHMRKHTGEKFNCELCSFHCLSKGHLKVHVERVHKKIKQHCQFCKKKYSDVKNLLKHIRETHDMNDKKVQDSYNEYSLQTREGKRQLLYNCQICDRKFKNELERDRHMMVHGKKRPFGCELCDHGATKFPALQAHIRKHPFIYVCAICQEKFVSSVRLRSHLREFHPESDEPSAFADSINSSFCLLKPGDDIQKDMLNQDELEITEELSQLNAQELLTTEMTCMAQEDLQTQCSDSLVVESDLLVQSSKDENPIPDSMNKTITQEMACEDAINAPKLQGDPIKLECSTTEDENPAEGPAPLTPEKAQTHSEQLISTDTSSQTNEVGTNEDLLGSEQEEISAFKQIVEQMQKRQLNMEVFDRIRKVYGDLECEYCGKLFWYQVHYNTHVRTHTKEHLHYCSQCNYSSITKNCLKRHVIQRHSDILLKCPSEGCLYCTPDKYKLQAHLRTHSDIVKRSLTCPVCQESVPEDKVRDHIKSNHPDVSMNHISETLGIRVHVKGVIGKRASKCPYCDCFFTRNGADLQQHIWAHEGLKPYKCSQCEYASRSKSNLKAHMNRHSTEKTHLCDLCGKKFKSKCTLKSHKLMHTADGKQFRCTECDFTAALRPHLLRHMEQHASFKPFRCAHCHYSCNISGSLKRHYNKKHPNVQYVNAGTGTSTSESVTEQGGVKCPVCNYVYGTKWEMNRHLKSKHGLKVVETDSLSLNQWEVVESVEEPALQYLHIAETEDPQGTETAVSALQDLRFNTQNGVVSAATGDRLDPASVNILQQIIELGSENHDAAVASVVAMAPGTVTVVEQVEEEEAQANHAMMIQDALQQATVGLGEEHHLVVSSDDMEGIKTVTVYTQGEDASQFIVYVQEAIQEAVQTEETTTV; this is encoded by the exons ATGGATTCAGTGCAAGCAG ATGGTTCATCAGTCTTCATGTGCAAAATATGCAACTTGTTCTCTCCCAGTAAGCCATTGCTGCTGTCTCATGTTAATGAGACTCACTCCAGTGATGGAGGCGATCCTGACACTTGCATTATAGCACTTAAGCCTTTAACAACTCAGGAGCCACAGAGTTCAG AAGTTGTTGTGAAAAGAAAACGAGGAAGACCAAAAGGCTCTACTAAGAAAGTCCAACCAGAATTGGTCCAGAAAAACACACCCAATCAGCAGGAGAAAGAGGCCACAGAAATACAACCACTGGCTGTAGCTGAAGAGCCAAGTGAAGATGGCAGTGATCTGGAGTGCAAGAAATGCAATCGCGTTTTTAGCAACAGGCGACAAATCTCCAAACACATTTGCTTCGTAGGACTGAAAGAAGCCGCTGATGATGTAGAGTATAATG GTAATAATACTGATTCAAATATAATCAGCgatgaagaggaggagaaagagaggacACCAAAGAAAGCTCGCGTGATGCGGACAGATAAGCCGTCCAGTGCAAAGGACCCTGAATCAGCAAGCAGCAACAAAAACCCTATTATTAGTGTGGTGCTTACCAGCCACGAGGCCATGCCTG GTGCCTCTAAGATAGTTCCTATTGAAGCCGCTCCGGCTGAACCATCCACCCAGACTGTTGCAGACGCAGGTTCCCAGGAGGCAGCAGTGAAAAGGGGGTACCAGGAATATGCCATTCAGCAAGCTGCTTATGAAGCACCCCTCAAATCAAACAG GTTAGGACAGACGCAGCTTAAAATCTTCACATGTGAATACTGCAATAAAGTCTTCAAgttcaaacattcactgcagGCTCACTTAAGAATCCACACAAATGAGAAACCATTCAAGTGCCTGCAGTGTGACTACGCCAGCGCTATAAAGGCCAATCTTAGCGTTCACATGCGGAAACACACTGGGGAGAAATTCAACTGTGAGTTGTGCTCATTTCATTGCCTCAGCAAAGGACACCTCAAAGTGCACGTGGAGCGAGTGCACAAGAAGATCAAGCAGCACTGCCAATTCTGCAAGAAGAAATACTCTGACGTGAAGAACCTTCTAAAACACATCCGCGAGACTCACGACATGAACGACAAGAAGGTACAGGACTCCTACAATGAGTACAGCCTCCAGACCAGGGAGGGCAAGAGACAGCTTCTGTACAACTGTCAGATATGCGACCGCAAGTTCAAGAATGAGCTCGAGCGCGACCGTCACATGATGGTTCATGGCAAGAAGAGACCCTTCGGCTGCGAACTCTGCGATCACGGCGCAACCAAATTTCCAGCCTTGCAAGCCCACATCCGAAAGCACCCCTTCATCTACGTGTGTGCCATTTGCCAGGAAAAATTTGTCAGCTCTGTGCGACTTAGGTCACATCTCAGAGAGTTCCACCCGGAATCAGATGAACCCTCTGCTTTTGCAGACTCAATCAATTCCAGCTTCTGCTTGCTCAAACCAGGCGATGACATTCAGAAGGACATGTTGAATCAGGATGAGCTTGAGATCACAGAAGAGCTGTCGCAGCTCAATGCCCAGGAGCTGTTAACCACAGAAATGACTTGCATGGCTCAAGAGGACCTTCAGACTCAATGCTCTGATAGCTTAGTGGTGGAATCGGACCTTCTTGTGCAGAGCTCAAAGGATGAAAATCCCATTCCAGACAGTATGAATAAGACAATAACACAAGAGATGGCCTGTGAAGATGCGATAAATGCCCCAAAACTTCAAGGCGATCCAATTAAATTGGAGTGCAGTACGACAGAAGATGAGAATCCTGCTGAAGGACCTGCACCTTTGACACCTGAAAAAGCACAAACGCACTCTGAGCAGTTAATATCAACGGATACATCTTCTCAAACCAACGAAGTGGGGACCAACGAGGACTTACTCGGTTCAGAGCAAGAAGAGATATCAGCTTTCAAGCAGATTGTAGAGCAGATGCAAAAACGACAGCTCAACATGGAAGTGTTTGACCGGATTCGGAAAGTGTACGGAGACCTTGAATGTGAATACTGTG GAAAGCTTTTCTGGTATCAGGTGCACTACAATACACATGTGCGAACCCACACGAAAGAGCACCTACATTACTGTTCTCAGTGCAATTATTCCTCCATCACTAAAAACTGCCTGAAGAGGCATGTGATCCAGAGACATTCTGACATCCTGCTGAAGTGTCCCTCTGAAGGATGCCTTTACTGTACACCGGACAAATACAAGCTTCAGGCTCATCTCAGAACCCATTCAGACATA GTCAAAAGAAGTTTGACATGCCCAGTATGTCAAGAGTCTGTTCCTGAGGACAAAGTTAGAGATCATATTAAAAGCAACCATCCAG ATGTGTCCATGAACCACATCTCGGAAACGTTGGGAATACGTGTACATGTGAAAGGAGTGATCGGGAAACGAGCCTCCAAATGCCCGTACTGTGATTGTTTCTTCACAAGGAACGGGGCAGATCTTCAGCAGCACATATGGGCTCATGAAG GACTGAAACCGTACAAATGTTCACAGTGTGAATATGCCTCAAGAAGTAAAAGCAACCTCAAAGCTCACATGAACAGACACAGTACTGAGAAAACTCATCTTTGTGACCTCTGTGGAAAAAAGTTCAAGTCTAAATGCACTCTGAAAAGTCATAAGCTCATGCACACAGCAGACG GAAAACAGTTCAGATGTACTGAGTGTGACTTCACTGCTGCCCTGAGACCGCATCTCCTTCGTCACATGGAGCAACATGCCTCTTTCAAA CCTTTCCGTTGTGCGCACTGCCACTACTCGTGCAACATTTCCGGATCCCTGAAAAGACACTATAATAAGAAACATCCCAACGTTCAGTACGTCAATGCTGGAACAGGGACCTCCACTTCTGAATCTGTGACAGAACAAG gtGGAGTCAAATGTCCTGTGTGCAATTACGTTTATGGCACTAAATGGGAAATGAACAGACACTTAAAGAGCAAGCATGGTCTCAAAGTGGTGGAGACTGACAGTCTGAGTCTGAATCAGTGGGAG GTAGTGGAGTCAGTGGAGGAGCCGGCCTTGCAGTACCTTCACATAGCTGAGACTGAGGATCCTCAAGGAACTGAGACTGCTGTATCAGCTCTGCAGGACCTGCGCTTCAACACACAAAACG GTGTTGTGTCTGCCGCAACGGGAGACAGACTAGACCCGGCGTCTGTCAACATCCTGCAGCAGATCATTGAGCTGGGCTCAGAGAATCATGATGCCGCTGTGGCTTCTGTGGTGGCCATGGCTCCTGGTACAGTTACCGTTGTAGAGCAG
- the zfat gene encoding zinc finger protein ZFAT isoform X2: MLRDGSSVFMCKICNLFSPSKPLLLSHVNETHSSDGGDPDTCIIALKPLTTQEPQSSEVVVKRKRGRPKGSTKKVQPELVQKNTPNQQEKEATEIQPLAVAEEPSEDGSDLECKKCNRVFSNRRQISKHICFVGLKEAADDVEYNGNNTDSNIISDEEEEKERTPKKARVMRTDKPSSAKDPESASSNKNPIISVVLTSHEAMPGASKIVPIEAAPAEPSTQTVADAGSQEAAVKRGYQEYAIQQAAYEAPLKSNRLGQTQLKIFTCEYCNKVFKFKHSLQAHLRIHTNEKPFKCLQCDYASAIKANLSVHMRKHTGEKFNCELCSFHCLSKGHLKVHVERVHKKIKQHCQFCKKKYSDVKNLLKHIRETHDMNDKKVQDSYNEYSLQTREGKRQLLYNCQICDRKFKNELERDRHMMVHGKKRPFGCELCDHGATKFPALQAHIRKHPFIYVCAICQEKFVSSVRLRSHLREFHPESDEPSAFADSINSSFCLLKPGDDIQKDMLNQDELEITEELSQLNAQELLTTEMTCMAQEDLQTQCSDSLVVESDLLVQSSKDENPIPDSMNKTITQEMACEDAINAPKLQGDPIKLECSTTEDENPAEGPAPLTPEKAQTHSEQLISTDTSSQTNEVGTNEDLLGSEQEEISAFKQIVEQMQKRQLNMEVFDRIRKVYGDLECEYCGKLFWYQVHYNTHVRTHTKEHLHYCSQCNYSSITKNCLKRHVIQRHSDILLKCPSEGCLYCTPDKYKLQAHLRTHSDIVKRSLTCPVCQESVPEDKVRDHIKSNHPDVSMNHISETLGIRVHVKGVIGKRASKCPYCDCFFTRNGADLQQHIWAHEGLKPYKCSQCEYASRSKSNLKAHMNRHSTEKTHLCDLCGKKFKSKCTLKSHKLMHTADGKQFRCTECDFTAALRPHLLRHMEQHASFKPFRCAHCHYSCNISGSLKRHYNKKHPNVQYVNAGTGTSTSESVTEQGGVKCPVCNYVYGTKWEMNRHLKSKHGLKVVETDSLSLNQWEVVESVEEPALQYLHIAETEDPQGTETAVSALQDLRFNTQNGVVSAATGDRLDPASVNILQQIIELGSENHDAAVASVVAMAPGTVTVVEQVEEEEAQANHAMMIQDALQQATVGLGEEHHLVVSSDDMEGIKTVTVYTQGEDASQFIVYVQEAIQEAVQTEETTTV, encoded by the exons ATGTTACGAG ATGGTTCATCAGTCTTCATGTGCAAAATATGCAACTTGTTCTCTCCCAGTAAGCCATTGCTGCTGTCTCATGTTAATGAGACTCACTCCAGTGATGGAGGCGATCCTGACACTTGCATTATAGCACTTAAGCCTTTAACAACTCAGGAGCCACAGAGTTCAG AAGTTGTTGTGAAAAGAAAACGAGGAAGACCAAAAGGCTCTACTAAGAAAGTCCAACCAGAATTGGTCCAGAAAAACACACCCAATCAGCAGGAGAAAGAGGCCACAGAAATACAACCACTGGCTGTAGCTGAAGAGCCAAGTGAAGATGGCAGTGATCTGGAGTGCAAGAAATGCAATCGCGTTTTTAGCAACAGGCGACAAATCTCCAAACACATTTGCTTCGTAGGACTGAAAGAAGCCGCTGATGATGTAGAGTATAATG GTAATAATACTGATTCAAATATAATCAGCgatgaagaggaggagaaagagaggacACCAAAGAAAGCTCGCGTGATGCGGACAGATAAGCCGTCCAGTGCAAAGGACCCTGAATCAGCAAGCAGCAACAAAAACCCTATTATTAGTGTGGTGCTTACCAGCCACGAGGCCATGCCTG GTGCCTCTAAGATAGTTCCTATTGAAGCCGCTCCGGCTGAACCATCCACCCAGACTGTTGCAGACGCAGGTTCCCAGGAGGCAGCAGTGAAAAGGGGGTACCAGGAATATGCCATTCAGCAAGCTGCTTATGAAGCACCCCTCAAATCAAACAG GTTAGGACAGACGCAGCTTAAAATCTTCACATGTGAATACTGCAATAAAGTCTTCAAgttcaaacattcactgcagGCTCACTTAAGAATCCACACAAATGAGAAACCATTCAAGTGCCTGCAGTGTGACTACGCCAGCGCTATAAAGGCCAATCTTAGCGTTCACATGCGGAAACACACTGGGGAGAAATTCAACTGTGAGTTGTGCTCATTTCATTGCCTCAGCAAAGGACACCTCAAAGTGCACGTGGAGCGAGTGCACAAGAAGATCAAGCAGCACTGCCAATTCTGCAAGAAGAAATACTCTGACGTGAAGAACCTTCTAAAACACATCCGCGAGACTCACGACATGAACGACAAGAAGGTACAGGACTCCTACAATGAGTACAGCCTCCAGACCAGGGAGGGCAAGAGACAGCTTCTGTACAACTGTCAGATATGCGACCGCAAGTTCAAGAATGAGCTCGAGCGCGACCGTCACATGATGGTTCATGGCAAGAAGAGACCCTTCGGCTGCGAACTCTGCGATCACGGCGCAACCAAATTTCCAGCCTTGCAAGCCCACATCCGAAAGCACCCCTTCATCTACGTGTGTGCCATTTGCCAGGAAAAATTTGTCAGCTCTGTGCGACTTAGGTCACATCTCAGAGAGTTCCACCCGGAATCAGATGAACCCTCTGCTTTTGCAGACTCAATCAATTCCAGCTTCTGCTTGCTCAAACCAGGCGATGACATTCAGAAGGACATGTTGAATCAGGATGAGCTTGAGATCACAGAAGAGCTGTCGCAGCTCAATGCCCAGGAGCTGTTAACCACAGAAATGACTTGCATGGCTCAAGAGGACCTTCAGACTCAATGCTCTGATAGCTTAGTGGTGGAATCGGACCTTCTTGTGCAGAGCTCAAAGGATGAAAATCCCATTCCAGACAGTATGAATAAGACAATAACACAAGAGATGGCCTGTGAAGATGCGATAAATGCCCCAAAACTTCAAGGCGATCCAATTAAATTGGAGTGCAGTACGACAGAAGATGAGAATCCTGCTGAAGGACCTGCACCTTTGACACCTGAAAAAGCACAAACGCACTCTGAGCAGTTAATATCAACGGATACATCTTCTCAAACCAACGAAGTGGGGACCAACGAGGACTTACTCGGTTCAGAGCAAGAAGAGATATCAGCTTTCAAGCAGATTGTAGAGCAGATGCAAAAACGACAGCTCAACATGGAAGTGTTTGACCGGATTCGGAAAGTGTACGGAGACCTTGAATGTGAATACTGTG GAAAGCTTTTCTGGTATCAGGTGCACTACAATACACATGTGCGAACCCACACGAAAGAGCACCTACATTACTGTTCTCAGTGCAATTATTCCTCCATCACTAAAAACTGCCTGAAGAGGCATGTGATCCAGAGACATTCTGACATCCTGCTGAAGTGTCCCTCTGAAGGATGCCTTTACTGTACACCGGACAAATACAAGCTTCAGGCTCATCTCAGAACCCATTCAGACATA GTCAAAAGAAGTTTGACATGCCCAGTATGTCAAGAGTCTGTTCCTGAGGACAAAGTTAGAGATCATATTAAAAGCAACCATCCAG ATGTGTCCATGAACCACATCTCGGAAACGTTGGGAATACGTGTACATGTGAAAGGAGTGATCGGGAAACGAGCCTCCAAATGCCCGTACTGTGATTGTTTCTTCACAAGGAACGGGGCAGATCTTCAGCAGCACATATGGGCTCATGAAG GACTGAAACCGTACAAATGTTCACAGTGTGAATATGCCTCAAGAAGTAAAAGCAACCTCAAAGCTCACATGAACAGACACAGTACTGAGAAAACTCATCTTTGTGACCTCTGTGGAAAAAAGTTCAAGTCTAAATGCACTCTGAAAAGTCATAAGCTCATGCACACAGCAGACG GAAAACAGTTCAGATGTACTGAGTGTGACTTCACTGCTGCCCTGAGACCGCATCTCCTTCGTCACATGGAGCAACATGCCTCTTTCAAA CCTTTCCGTTGTGCGCACTGCCACTACTCGTGCAACATTTCCGGATCCCTGAAAAGACACTATAATAAGAAACATCCCAACGTTCAGTACGTCAATGCTGGAACAGGGACCTCCACTTCTGAATCTGTGACAGAACAAG gtGGAGTCAAATGTCCTGTGTGCAATTACGTTTATGGCACTAAATGGGAAATGAACAGACACTTAAAGAGCAAGCATGGTCTCAAAGTGGTGGAGACTGACAGTCTGAGTCTGAATCAGTGGGAG GTAGTGGAGTCAGTGGAGGAGCCGGCCTTGCAGTACCTTCACATAGCTGAGACTGAGGATCCTCAAGGAACTGAGACTGCTGTATCAGCTCTGCAGGACCTGCGCTTCAACACACAAAACG GTGTTGTGTCTGCCGCAACGGGAGACAGACTAGACCCGGCGTCTGTCAACATCCTGCAGCAGATCATTGAGCTGGGCTCAGAGAATCATGATGCCGCTGTGGCTTCTGTGGTGGCCATGGCTCCTGGTACAGTTACCGTTGTAGAGCAG